The sequence CGCGCGCCCCGGCTCGTTCGCTTCGCATTCGTCGGTCACTCGGGCGGGCTCCCGCCCGCCAGCCGCGCGCGCAGCCGCTCCAACAGGTCCTCGCTCAGGTTCCTGACCGGGAGCCGGTCGCCGCTCGAGAGGTTCGCGATCGTGCCGGCCTCGAGGTTAAGGCGCAGGCGCTGGCCGGTGTGGAAAATCGCGGGCGCATCGACCTCGAGCGGCGGGAGCCCGGCGGCGAGCACGGCCTCGGCGAAGCCGGGCGCGAAGCTGCCGGCGACCACGGCGATCACGCCCGCCGCGGCGAGCGCGCGCGCCGCCTCGCTGCCGCCTGTCCCGCCGCCCAGGTGCTGGCCGGCGACCAGGACGTCGCCCGCGCGGAGCTGCGCGGCCAGCGAGGCGTCGAGGTCGGCGAACAGGCGCCGTGCCGCCTCGCCCGCCGGCAGGCGCGTGAAGCGCGCCGGCAGGATGTCGGCCGCCGCGAGGTCGTCGGCAAAGGCCCAGGCACGGCCGGTCAGGACCGGCAGCCGGACCTCGCTCCGCCCGGCCATGCCTCCTAGGAGTCCACCCGGACGGGTCCTAACGGTTCACGACCAGGCCGAAGGCCCAGCGCGGGCCCGGCCGTACGGTGACGAGGCGTCCGGGATGGCGCAGGATGACGCCTGCCTCGTCCGCGCTGATCGCGCGCCCGAAGATGCGGTAGCG comes from Deltaproteobacteria bacterium and encodes:
- the leuD gene encoding 3-isopropylmalate dehydratase small subunit (catalyzes the isomerization between 2-isopropylmalate and 3-isopropylmalate in leucine biosynthesis) translates to MAGRSEVRLPVLTGRAWAFADDLAAADILPARFTRLPAGEAARRLFADLDASLAAQLRAGDVLVAGQHLGGGTGGSEAARALAAAGVIAVVAGSFAPGFAEAVLAAGLPPLEVDAPAIFHTGQRLRLNLEAGTIANLSSGDRLPVRNLSEDLLERLRARLAGGSPPE